The DNA sequence TCTTTTAGAAAGTCTTCCCAGAGAGTGGAGGCTGTTACAGCAGCCAATTTGGACAGTACTCGGAAATAGTATGAAAGTAAGATTTCATAATCAAAGTAGAGTATTAGTTAAAGATAGTACacacagtgagtgagtgtattaacatgaaaaacacaaaattagcTTTCACATAATACAGTGTGTCCAAAtctctttacaataaaaaataatcattacaaAAACAATTGATGAGATATGTTAATCAGATTTGTTCTTTCTATGGGGTTATGTTAAAGATATTGTGTATCTAACAAAGATACGGgacatcaacaacctgaagcaAGAGATCACTGATGCCATTGCCACCATTGATGAGACTGTGCTACAGTGAACATGGCAAGAAATCGAGTACTGTCTTGATGTGCTTCGTGCAACTAATGGTGCCCATATAGAGGTGTATTAAATGAGGCAAAAAAACGTCCTCATTTTGTGATAAGTTCCACAAATTtgtctattttttaatttttttattacatttttgtttatttattcaaaaagggacagtgtacattcatgaacatttcaaattaaaatgtaaatacaccaGAATTAGTTAAAATAGCTAGTTTTCATCCGTTGTCCCTTGGTAGGTcaagacagaaataaataaaaaataataaataaaaaataaaagtcatttacttttgtaataaattagttaaattgtaaagagactttatggACACCCTGTATAATGCATTTTACTAAATTCAACTTAATAGGAAAGAAgcacaaataacacaaaacgGAGCAGAAAGAGGTTTAATTCTCAGAGTTATTTGCATTGATTATGTTCACATTTGACAGCATTTAGTTTGAAGCTACGTATCAAAGTGCACAAGTATACAGAACAGTGTTATTTATGTGCACATTTGGATTAAAAGACTAAAACTTAACACATTAGATAGAAGAGCCATTGGCAAAATTGATATTTCTAACATTGAAGGGTGCATAGAAGTAGctcaattaaataaatgaatgggaaaaatctatgtaaaaaaaaaaaagacacacagtaAAGGTGAAATCACATTTTAACCTGCATAGTTTATGGCCTCTGGATGCAGAAGGCTACTTGTTATTGTTAAAGACAGCAGCAACTGTTTCAGTTATTTCGTTGGAAGAACGtcgtcatttttattttgtaactgtgcaactttcatttatttcaagTCTCACATCCCATATTTGCTGATGATTTCCTTCCCCAGTGCAACATAGGCTGACATGGCATCGTCCTTGGACATTCCTGAAGAGTAtgtgaataaaaatgacttGGATTAAAGACACAAAGATtcattttgttgctgttttttttttttaaactctcacTGATAGGCATAAGAATGTCGGCATTTTAGTGACACAGACGAAACAAGTCTCATCTTTCCATTTAACGAGCATTTTCAACTTGTTACCTTTTCTGGAGTTCCAGGCATCCCACTTGGCTTTTCCTTTTAAATCCATCATTCCTGGTCTATCTAGAAATATAAGAGCACACAGGGGGGTGTTCATAACTCAGAGAACACTGCATGGAAGTGATTCTGTTCATTTTCTGCTAGTTATACCTGTGTTAACGTCTCCAACGACTGCCTGTTTATAAAGGCCGTAAAGGTCCAGCAGCTCCTGGTCTGTGGGCCTCGTCTTCACCTTCTTCACATCCTCTGCTATCTTATCAAATTCTTCCTGCAGGTGGAAGAGCAAGTAATGGATCATCAGTCAATACTACTCTCCATAATAACTCTCCATTCTTCTAATGAATTATTCAAAGTTAATGTTTGCACGAGGAAAGCTTTTTTGCCAAGTGTGAcagatatatactgtatttggtGCAGTTTATAATGACAGAATATGAGAAGGTGCATATTAATTAGTTACAAACAATAGTGATTAAGACATTAAGACATCTGAGCATAGTATTCACGCCATAGTGCAGAGCCTGGGAAACCTATTGTGGCACTAGTTGGGAGACAAACAATGGGCTTTTATTCAAGACTCCAGCGCTTTTGTGCCTACTTGAATAATCTACTTTACAAAGGATCTGGGGGATTGCAGAACAGATCATTATAGACCACAGGAAACCCTTTCTGACacactaaaaactaaataaacgtCAAGACTATATGTATTCAGACATTCTATGAAACTATGTTCAAATGCTGCATAAACTAATCGCTACAGTTTTTTTCACTACTTTTGGAGTTTGtagtgttttactgttttaaaataCTTGATAAAAGAGAATATAATGTGGATTTGGTTTGGTGCTTATCAAGAGAAAAAGACCCTTAAATGTCAGGATGAAACCCCTGATCTATATTAATTACAAATATtaagaatatatataatacatcatTTGATTGACATGTAAATTATTGATCTAAAAGGTAACTGGTACCTATAGCTGTGAAATAAACGTAGAGTAGTGAAGGTATAAAGTAGCTAGTATGCTCAAGTAAAGGCAGTGTACTTAGGCCCAAGTACAGTACATGAATGGATGTATTTAATCACACTCCACTGCCTCTGAGACACTTCCATGCAGGATATGTTCTTGTTAGTCTGCTTGCAATAACTACAGCTGCAGCATCAGGACCACATAGCCAGAgattaaacatttttacactCCCTTTTCTTGCATCTACCCATCCCACACTGTCAAAGATGGATGACACCTTACACAGTACAGTAGATGGCGTAAAGGCTACACCCTCCCTCCACTAACACCCGTTATCCGGTTCACAGCACACACATATCAGCctactgatgaataaaatgGCAACAAAAGCAGCGATATTTATTACCTGAAGAGACATTTTAGCAGCTGCAGCTCCGTAGCTCAGATGAATTTATTCGCCTTGTCGTCCTGGACGGCTTCAAGCAGCTGTAATTGCGGCACAGCTGATCAATGCAATGTTGTCCTAGCCAATGAGAGGCCTGCAGAGGCGGGAGCAGTGCGCAGCGGAGGAGCTGATTGGCTGCATGTCCGCTTCACGCACTgcgacacacgcacacacacgcacaggattcatattaatgtacagtatgtaggcTACACTAAAAGAAAGagcattaatattatatttatggcTGATATTGCTTTTTGTACAAACATGTTCTGTCTGGGGTTTTAAAGTCACAGCATAACGATTGGGAAAGTAAACTACATAATCGGTATTAGAGTTATATATAGGCCTAAACTcaatttcatattcataaatgtaaGTTTACCAACAATAAAacctctcctctcattttttCATAAACAACATTTATGGGGTGCTGATTGTAACAATTTCAGTTGCAGTTTAAAGCTGATAGATTTTGAATATTCAGCTCACTTTTACTCACATTTAGCATAGGCCTATCATTGTTAAAAATGCGTATACGTAAAAACAAACTAGCCTAAACATTAAATCgaaatgttaacatgttaaatataggCCCAAATTCAAATTTTTCATAAACAATGAGCAGTAGTAACACAATGAAATCTTGCACTAACAATAAGGGTGTAAAAACGGTTACTGAATGTATTGCTTTTAATTGGAATTCATTCTGCATTATTTATTACAcgcatttatatatttaaattcttattttttaaatctatttttcatcCTATTTCTTTTCCTATGCTGTTTTATGACTTCATGTTAATATGTTCGTTCATGCACTCagtaaagagatttttttttttttttaaagaggaaaaaaaactaattgtGTGGAATTTAAAATACTATTTAGcagttaacacatttttaaaaactgtcagCCACTagagtaaaataaagaaatatattttgggATGTTTTCACACAGCTGCCTCTTCACCGCTGGGCGGCGCTAGTGCTAGacgctttctttaaataaagttttttaaattcaaacaaAATGGTGGCGCCGTGTGTCCCTCCGCGTTGGgtctgagctgaagaagactgcAGAGGTTTTATAATAGAACATAACTTTGGCTGTGTAGAAACTCAGGTAAAGTTAACACGACATGCTTTGTCCTTTCTAGTTTGTCAGGTTTGTTGTTGGTCGTCATGACGTTGACAGCTGAGGTTTATTCATTTGGGTCAAATCAGAGTAAAATAGGTCTGTCTGATCTCTATATATATTACACGTGATTTATATCTATTAATGTTGCATGTTCACAGCTAATATGTCACATTCATGATAAAGgtgctacattttaaatatgatattattaggctatatattattatttcccTGCAGAAGTACAGCATCTACATTTGGATACAGTTTTATGTGATCTCAAACACACTATATAATCTACTCTTTATCTGAGGGATTGCGTCTCAATATAGGCCCTACAGTGGTGGAAGGTACATATACCTACTCAAGTAGTGTGCTTAAGTTTTTAGGTGtttgtactttacttgattGTTCCCATTTGATTCTATTTTATGCTTCCACTCCTCTACATTTCACTggtaaatgttgtattttctaCTCCGCTACCTTTATTTGACACCTTAAGTTacatttcagatgaagatttgacacaatggatgaTATAAAATAACAACATACTGTTAAACCATTTCTTCTAACCTTTTTGGCTTTAGACATCTTACAaatagcagtgtgtagtcatggttacatttcagatgttaacagctccaccaaatagtgatttttccctctaaacttctcacgtggtttcatttcaataaaagttcaaatgatccaataatTCTCCAAAAATCTAATATTTCCTCCCATTAAACATCTCATGATCCCTCAGATTGATCTGGGGACCCTTTGGAGGATcccgacccctaggttgggcatcactggactaaactagctagtaaaggatctgagtacttcttccaacACTATATTTATTTGTCCTGGTGAT is a window from the Scomber japonicus isolate fScoJap1 chromosome 10, fScoJap1.pri, whole genome shotgun sequence genome containing:
- the acbd7 gene encoding acyl-CoA-binding domain-containing protein 7, translated to MSLQEEFDKIAEDVKKVKTRPTDQELLDLYGLYKQAVVGDVNTDRPGMMDLKGKAKWDAWNSRKGMSKDDAMSAYVALGKEIISKYGM